One genomic window of Chitinophagaceae bacterium includes the following:
- the pgi gene encoding glucose-6-phosphate isomerase — protein sequence MFPKVNPVETFAWKALTSHYHEIKTHHLKTLFHEDADRFKRFSIQLEDILFDYSKNLITEETLRLLLQLAKECNLKEAIAAMFNGEKINATESRAVLHSALRNFSGHPVITEGKDVMPDVQRVLNQMKNFCKKIHDGEWKGYTGKKIRYIVNIGIGGSDLGPVMVTEALRFYKMEGIDTFFVSNVDATHIAETLKKVTPDETLFLIASKTFTTQETMTNAHTARDWFLHQAMDKSHVALHFAALSTNEKEVVKFGIAPENMFEFWDWVGGRYSLWSAIGLSIALTVGFENFEQLLRGAHSTDEHFRTAPFEENIPVIMALLGIWYTNFHGAQSEAILPYDQYMHRFAAYFQQGNMESNGKHVDRNGDAVTYHTGPVIWGEPGTNGQHAFYQLIHQGTLLIPCDFIAPAISHNPIGDHHVKLLSNFFAQTEALMNGKTADEVAAELSSMDTAQRDALIPFKIFEGNRPTNSFLLKEITPYSLGQLIALYEHKIFVQGVIWNIYSFDQWGVELGKQLANKILPELIDATEVNSHDVSTNGLINTFKSMREIPAAV from the coding sequence ATGTTCCCGAAAGTTAATCCCGTAGAAACATTTGCCTGGAAAGCGTTGACCTCGCATTATCATGAAATAAAAACACATCACCTGAAAACTTTATTCCATGAGGATGCTGATCGCTTCAAAAGGTTCTCCATTCAACTGGAAGATATTTTATTTGACTATTCGAAGAACCTGATTACTGAGGAAACGCTCAGGTTATTACTGCAACTTGCTAAGGAATGCAATTTAAAAGAAGCCATCGCTGCCATGTTCAATGGCGAAAAGATCAATGCAACGGAAAGTCGTGCAGTGCTGCATTCAGCGCTGCGGAATTTTTCCGGCCATCCCGTTATCACTGAAGGAAAAGATGTGATGCCTGATGTGCAAAGGGTTTTAAATCAGATGAAAAATTTTTGTAAAAAAATTCATGATGGTGAATGGAAAGGGTACACAGGCAAAAAGATCCGTTATATCGTAAACATCGGTATCGGCGGTAGCGATCTTGGACCTGTGATGGTGACGGAAGCATTGCGTTTTTACAAAATGGAAGGTATTGATACTTTCTTTGTTTCAAATGTAGATGCAACACATATTGCTGAAACACTGAAAAAAGTGACACCTGATGAAACGCTGTTTCTGATTGCTTCCAAGACATTTACCACGCAGGAAACGATGACCAATGCACATACCGCGCGTGATTGGTTCCTTCATCAGGCAATGGACAAATCGCATGTCGCTTTACATTTCGCCGCACTTTCAACTAATGAAAAGGAAGTAGTAAAATTTGGAATCGCCCCCGAAAACATGTTTGAATTCTGGGATTGGGTAGGAGGTCGTTACAGTTTATGGAGTGCCATCGGATTGTCTATTGCTCTTACCGTTGGCTTTGAAAATTTCGAACAATTACTGAGAGGCGCACACAGTACGGATGAACATTTCCGCACTGCTCCATTTGAAGAAAACATTCCGGTTATCATGGCACTGCTCGGTATCTGGTATACCAATTTTCATGGTGCGCAAAGCGAAGCTATTTTACCTTACGATCAATACATGCATCGTTTTGCTGCCTATTTTCAACAGGGGAATATGGAAAGTAACGGCAAACATGTTGATAGGAACGGCGATGCTGTTACTTATCATACCGGTCCCGTGATTTGGGGAGAACCGGGCACCAATGGTCAACATGCATTCTATCAATTGATTCACCAGGGAACATTGTTAATACCGTGCGACTTCATTGCACCTGCCATCAGTCATAACCCAATTGGAGATCATCATGTGAAACTATTGTCAAACTTCTTTGCTCAAACCGAAGCATTGATGAATGGAAAAACAGCGGATGAAGTTGCTGCAGAGTTATCGTCTATGGATACGGCACAACGTGACGCGCTCATACCTTTCAAAATATTCGAAGGAAACAGGCCCACCAATTCCTTCCTGTTAAAAGAAATAACTCCTTATTCGCTTGGGCAACTCATCGCATTGTATGAACACAAAATTTTTGTACAGGGAGTGATCTGGAATATCTACAGCTTCGACCAATGGGGAGTGGAATTAGGTAAGCAACTGGCGAATAAAATATTGCCTGAACTGATCGACGCTACAGAAGTAAACTCGCATGATGTATCTACTAATGGATTGATTAATACGTTTAAAAGCATGAGAGAAATACCAGCGGCAGTTTAA
- a CDS encoding STAS domain-containing protein, producing MKFSIDKEEKFSVFTLENEKLNSQIAPLLKSEMILLNAEGIRNIVFDMGLIKFVDSSGLSSILITNRLCKNANGTFVLTGVNDTVMRLINISQLDSILQIVPTLQEAKDLIMMEEIERDINDESEV from the coding sequence ATGAAGTTCAGTATTGATAAAGAGGAAAAATTCAGTGTTTTTACATTAGAAAATGAGAAGCTAAATTCCCAAATTGCTCCACTTCTGAAATCAGAAATGATCCTGTTAAATGCCGAAGGTATTCGCAACATTGTATTTGATATGGGATTAATCAAGTTCGTGGATTCATCAGGACTTAGTTCTATTCTTATTACCAACCGGTTATGCAAGAATGCCAATGGCACTTTTGTTTTGACCGGAGTAAATGATACCGTTATGCGGTTAATTAATATCTCTCAATTGGATAGTATCCTGCAGATTGTTCCCACCTTACAGGAAGCAAAAGATCTTATAATGATGGAAGAAATTGAACGTGATATTAATGATGAAAGTGAAGTATGA
- a CDS encoding TonB-dependent receptor translates to MKYAHWIFLILLLFSRMHLQAQEIAGAVFGRDDMGMEMPLADANVVLAGTGNGTSTDATGKFHLSKTDTSSNQLFISYTGYVTDTLKAEGTSIKVVLERAVVLNGVEVAGDRPDSYISSLKTQKTEVITSGELKNNACCNLSESFESNPTVDVSFSDAVTGARQIQMLGLSGKYAQILTDVLPTVRGLGITYGLNFIPGPWIESINLNKGAGSVSNGYESITGQIDIELKKPEKSENLYVNLYGNSEQRLEANIYSAHKLNDKWHDMFLIHGSTMQRKMDENGDGFLDLPLNKTVSLMDRWKYESGKRIEAMFGVKFLHDDRIGGVMDFNPETDKLTSNAYGLGVNTNRVELFTKTSYGFPDKKFQSIGLQLSGIYHDQDAYYGLRAYNGTEQSFYANLIFLSIIGNTQHKYKAGLSYLYDKYDEKFDVIEMNRVESVPGAFFEYTYDNLKKLSVIAGVRTDWHNEFGFLATGRLHAKYKLGPTSTLRASIGNGFRVANIFAENATYMASSREWVIVDVLKPERAWNYGINFTQQFFPGTHEGTFSLDLYRTDFTNQVIVDADADPSKIFFYNLSGASYSNSLQADVSYEWFRGFNTRLAFKVYDVAQTYGDELKLVPLVPKQRALLTITYKTPDKHWEFSSTSQWVGVQRLPDTQSNPEMYQAPDESPSYFRFLGQISYLIKSWEFYVGGENLGNYVQNDRIIAADDPFGPYFDTSIVWGPITGRTIYGGLRFSIK, encoded by the coding sequence ATGAAATATGCTCATTGGATTTTTTTAATCCTTCTGCTTTTTAGCAGGATGCATCTTCAGGCACAAGAAATTGCAGGTGCTGTATTCGGAAGAGACGATATGGGTATGGAAATGCCTTTAGCGGATGCTAATGTTGTTCTTGCCGGAACCGGAAACGGAACTTCAACAGATGCAACCGGAAAGTTTCACCTCTCCAAAACTGATACTTCTTCGAATCAACTATTTATTTCGTACACCGGATATGTAACGGATACATTAAAGGCGGAAGGCACCAGTATCAAAGTGGTATTGGAAAGGGCTGTTGTTTTGAATGGAGTAGAAGTAGCAGGCGACCGGCCTGATTCTTACATTTCATCGCTGAAAACACAAAAGACAGAAGTGATTACGTCAGGAGAGTTGAAGAACAATGCCTGTTGTAATCTTTCTGAAAGCTTTGAATCGAACCCGACTGTTGACGTTTCTTTTTCTGATGCCGTAACCGGTGCCAGGCAAATTCAGATGCTGGGCTTATCAGGAAAATATGCTCAGATCCTCACTGATGTTTTGCCGACTGTTCGCGGTTTGGGAATTACCTATGGACTGAATTTTATTCCCGGACCGTGGATTGAATCGATCAACCTCAACAAAGGTGCAGGAAGTGTTTCCAACGGCTACGAATCTATTACAGGGCAGATAGATATAGAACTTAAGAAGCCGGAAAAGAGTGAAAACCTGTATGTGAATCTCTATGGAAATTCAGAACAACGGTTGGAGGCCAACATTTATTCCGCTCATAAGCTGAATGATAAATGGCATGATATGTTTTTAATCCATGGCAGTACAATGCAGCGAAAAATGGATGAGAATGGTGATGGTTTTCTTGATCTGCCACTCAATAAAACAGTTTCACTCATGGATCGCTGGAAATATGAATCAGGCAAACGCATTGAAGCAATGTTTGGTGTTAAATTTCTGCACGATGACCGTATAGGCGGCGTAATGGATTTCAATCCGGAAACAGATAAACTGACCAGCAATGCATACGGTCTTGGTGTGAATACTAACAGGGTTGAATTGTTTACGAAGACCAGTTATGGTTTTCCTGATAAGAAATTTCAGAGCATCGGACTTCAACTCTCCGGTATTTATCATGATCAGGATGCGTACTATGGACTGAGAGCATATAATGGAACCGAGCAATCATTCTATGCCAATTTGATTTTTTTGTCCATCATCGGTAACACACAACATAAGTACAAAGCCGGACTCAGTTACCTGTATGATAAGTATGATGAAAAATTTGATGTGATTGAAATGAACAGGGTAGAATCTGTCCCGGGTGCTTTTTTTGAATACACGTATGACAACCTGAAGAAGCTAAGTGTGATTGCAGGAGTTCGTACAGACTGGCACAATGAATTCGGCTTCCTGGCTACCGGAAGGTTGCACGCCAAATACAAACTTGGACCAACATCCACTTTACGCGCTTCGATTGGCAACGGATTCCGTGTGGCTAATATTTTTGCAGAAAACGCGACTTACATGGCGAGCTCCCGCGAATGGGTGATCGTGGATGTATTGAAACCCGAACGTGCCTGGAATTACGGCATTAACTTTACACAACAATTTTTTCCCGGTACACATGAAGGAACATTCAGTCTTGATCTTTACAGAACTGATTTCACGAATCAGGTGATTGTAGATGCGGATGCTGATCCATCCAAAATTTTCTTTTATAATCTCAGTGGTGCATCTTATTCAAACAGTCTGCAAGCTGATGTGAGTTATGAATGGTTCAGGGGATTTAATACAAGATTGGCCTTCAAGGTTTATGATGTAGCGCAAACGTATGGAGATGAACTGAAGCTTGTTCCATTGGTGCCTAAGCAAAGGGCATTGCTGACCATTACTTACAAAACACCGGACAAGCATTGGGAATTTAGTTCCACCAGTCAATGGGTCGGTGTGCAGCGATTACCTGATACACAGTCCAATCCTGAAATGTACCAGGCGCCAGATGAATCACCTTCTTATTTCCGTTTTCTGGGACAGATTTCTTACCTCATCAAATCATGGGAATTTTATGTTGGCGGTGAAAACCTTGGCAACTATGTTCAAAATGACAGGATCATTGCTGCTGATGATCCGTTCGGTCCTTATTTCGATACATCTATCGTTTGGGGGCCGATTACCGGTCGCACAATATATGGAGGACTTCGGTTCT
- a CDS encoding leucine-rich repeat domain-containing protein, producing the protein MHSQVTRYFNAYLLLGIFFCQCCSCSTFKTYTSLDKALDNPAAVQRLKISNKNLGSLPAEIGRLKNLKQLILLRVHIDSLPPEIGQLKELEYLAVTSSRLQKLPPEIGELKKLTRLSLEYNQLEFLPVEIGALNNLRELKLTHNFLQSLPPSIGRLTNLEFLYLNENRLGSLPVEIGNVINLRFLYVGKNALEDLPASIGNLTILNELDLAGCGPMVLVPESLCTLHSLEVLYIDNSLLIPGCLQGRMGHFQIIMK; encoded by the coding sequence ATGCATTCACAGGTAACCAGGTATTTTAACGCATACTTACTGCTTGGCATTTTCTTTTGCCAATGCTGCAGTTGCTCTACCTTTAAAACATATACCAGCCTTGATAAAGCGCTCGATAATCCGGCTGCTGTTCAGCGTTTAAAGATTTCAAACAAAAATCTTGGTTCTCTTCCGGCTGAAATTGGCCGGTTAAAAAATTTAAAGCAACTCATTTTGCTTCGGGTACATATTGATTCTCTGCCCCCGGAAATCGGACAATTAAAGGAGTTGGAATATCTGGCTGTAACCAGCAGCAGGCTTCAAAAGCTTCCGCCTGAAATAGGGGAACTGAAAAAACTAACACGGTTATCTCTTGAATACAATCAGCTCGAATTTCTTCCCGTAGAAATTGGAGCACTCAATAATCTGCGAGAACTAAAACTCACCCATAATTTTCTTCAATCACTTCCACCTTCCATCGGCAGGCTTACCAATCTTGAATTTCTCTATCTGAATGAAAACCGGCTTGGTTCACTGCCCGTTGAAATTGGAAATGTGATAAACCTCCGGTTTTTATATGTTGGTAAAAACGCGCTTGAAGATTTACCTGCTTCAATAGGAAATTTAACCATCCTTAATGAATTGGATCTTGCAGGTTGCGGACCCATGGTATTAGTTCCTGAATCATTGTGCACACTACACAGCCTCGAAGTTTTGTACATCGATAATTCACTTCTTATTCCCGGTTGCCTGCAGGGAAGGATGGGCCATTTTCAAATAATCATGAAGTGA
- a CDS encoding ribonuclease Z: protein MTFEVTILGSNSALPAHGRHPTSQVLNHNEKLFLIDCGEGTQIQLTNYRIKRSKINQIFISHLHGDHYYGLIGLLTSYHLLKRVEPLHLFCPKGLKEILDLNFKYSDTHLTYELVVHEIDCSSSKLVFENEHLSVTTIPMKHRIPCCGFLFREKARDRRILPEKLEQFEIPLSNIVDLKAGKDVTVGGRTIANHELTGEPPAPRCYAFCSDTLYSEHFLTQVKGVDLLYHEATFMEESAERASLTFHSTTLQAAKIALKAEVKKLLIGHFSAKYEDLQLVLQEAASIFPDTQLAIEGLTIQISN from the coding sequence ATGACGTTTGAAGTTACTATCCTGGGCAGTAATTCTGCGCTGCCTGCTCATGGCAGGCATCCCACTTCGCAGGTGCTGAATCACAATGAAAAATTATTTCTGATCGACTGCGGGGAAGGAACACAGATCCAATTAACCAATTACCGGATCAAACGCTCAAAGATCAATCAGATTTTTATCAGCCATTTGCACGGAGATCATTATTACGGACTCATTGGCTTGCTTACGTCTTATCACTTATTAAAGCGGGTTGAACCCTTACATCTTTTTTGTCCGAAAGGTCTTAAAGAAATTCTTGATTTAAATTTCAAGTATTCCGACACGCATCTTACGTATGAACTAGTGGTTCATGAAATTGACTGCTCATCATCCAAACTGGTTTTCGAAAATGAACACCTGTCTGTTACTACTATCCCGATGAAACACCGCATTCCATGCTGTGGTTTTTTATTCAGGGAAAAGGCACGCGACCGACGCATTCTTCCAGAAAAACTGGAGCAATTTGAAATTCCCCTTTCAAATATTGTTGACTTAAAAGCAGGCAAAGATGTGACGGTTGGAGGACGTACAATTGCTAACCACGAACTTACCGGCGAACCACCTGCACCACGCTGCTATGCATTTTGTTCAGACACCTTATATTCAGAACATTTCCTAACGCAGGTGAAGGGAGTCGACCTTTTATATCATGAGGCAACCTTTATGGAAGAATCTGCTGAAAGGGCTTCACTCACTTTTCATTCAACCACTTTGCAGGCCGCCAAAATTGCGTTAAAGGCAGAAGTAAAAAAACTGCTGATAGGTCATTTCTCAGCAAAATATGAGGATCTTCAATTAGTGCTTCAGGAGGCCGCATCCATTTTTCCGGATACGCAACTCGCTATTGAGGGCCTTACCATTCAGATCAGCAATTAG
- a CDS encoding ATP-binding cassette domain-containing protein yields MAASTNNIDKLKVETPKAKINRETLREALLLFSYLKPYRWKFILGLVFIALSAFSTSIFPFLIGKMIDAAAPGTAGALPINGQGMTSNFGFSIKDVTWSLNTIILLIFSQLTIQMLFSFMRVYLLTEVGEKSLADMRRDVYKKLLSMPMTFFTEKRVGELSSRISSDLSQIQDALSFTLAEFLRGIFTLLIGLAFIFWISAKLALVMLSVVPVIAVLAVIFGIRIRKMSKKAQDQLAESGTIVQETFQGISIVKAFTSEFFEISRYTKSIYSVVETAIRNARYRGAFISFMIFSVFGTIAFVMWVGANMIQTGELTTGLLTMFVIFSVFVGGTFAGFADMFSQLQKTLGATQSVREILRSEGEDVDLDQQPVEPVYKLAGNVKFEHVAFSYPSRKDVTVLKNVTMMTNAGEQIALVGPSGAGKSTIASLLLRFYEPESGKILFDNRSAMDFPLSQLRKQMAFVPQDVILFGGSIRENIAYGKFDATDEEIMEASKKANADEFISRFPEGYATIVGERGIKLSGGQRQRIAIARAILKNPAILILDEATSSLDSESEQLVQEALDNLMRNRTSFVIAHRLSTIRNADKIVVLDKGEVVETGTHESLMNSESGLYKRLNELQFEIIS; encoded by the coding sequence TTGGCAGCATCAACCAATAATATAGACAAGCTTAAAGTAGAAACTCCAAAAGCAAAAATTAACAGGGAGACGCTTCGTGAGGCATTATTGCTTTTCAGTTATTTAAAACCCTACAGGTGGAAGTTTATTCTTGGGTTGGTATTCATTGCATTGTCTGCCTTTTCAACAAGTATATTTCCGTTTTTGATAGGGAAAATGATTGATGCGGCAGCGCCCGGTACGGCTGGGGCATTGCCTATAAATGGACAAGGAATGACCAGCAATTTCGGATTCAGTATCAAAGATGTTACCTGGAGTTTGAACACAATCATCCTGCTGATTTTTTCTCAGCTCACCATCCAAATGTTATTTTCATTCATGCGTGTATATCTTTTAACTGAGGTTGGAGAAAAATCACTGGCAGATATGAGGAGAGATGTTTATAAAAAGCTGCTCAGCATGCCGATGACTTTTTTTACAGAGAAAAGAGTGGGAGAATTAAGCAGCCGGATTTCCTCGGATCTTTCTCAGATTCAGGACGCACTTTCTTTTACGCTTGCTGAATTTTTGCGTGGCATTTTCACTTTGTTGATAGGTCTTGCATTTATTTTTTGGATCAGCGCCAAGCTTGCACTGGTGATGTTGTCCGTTGTTCCTGTGATTGCTGTGCTGGCTGTAATATTTGGTATCCGTATCCGGAAAATGTCAAAAAAAGCGCAGGATCAATTGGCGGAAAGCGGAACGATTGTGCAGGAAACATTTCAGGGTATCTCCATTGTAAAAGCATTCACCAGCGAATTTTTTGAAATTTCAAGGTATACGAAAAGCATTTATTCTGTAGTGGAAACAGCTATTCGCAATGCCCGTTACAGGGGTGCATTTATTTCATTTATGATTTTCAGTGTTTTTGGAACGATTGCATTTGTGATGTGGGTCGGAGCAAACATGATTCAGACGGGAGAACTTACAACAGGATTATTGACGATGTTCGTTATTTTTTCAGTTTTTGTAGGAGGAACTTTTGCAGGATTTGCTGATATGTTCAGCCAGTTACAGAAGACTTTGGGAGCCACACAAAGCGTGCGTGAAATTCTTAGATCGGAAGGTGAAGATGTTGACCTTGATCAACAACCTGTGGAGCCAGTTTACAAGCTTGCAGGGAATGTAAAGTTTGAACATGTTGCCTTTAGTTATCCTTCCCGGAAAGATGTAACTGTTTTAAAAAACGTAACCATGATGACTAATGCGGGCGAACAAATAGCATTGGTCGGTCCGAGTGGTGCAGGAAAAAGCACGATTGCCTCTTTGCTTTTACGGTTTTATGAACCGGAAAGCGGAAAGATTTTATTTGACAACCGCAGTGCAATGGATTTCCCGCTCAGCCAGTTAAGAAAACAAATGGCCTTTGTGCCTCAGGATGTGATATTGTTTGGCGGAAGCATCCGCGAGAATATTGCTTACGGAAAATTTGATGCGACAGATGAAGAAATAATGGAGGCATCGAAAAAGGCGAATGCAGATGAGTTCATCAGCCGTTTTCCTGAAGGATATGCAACAATAGTAGGTGAACGCGGAATTAAATTGTCAGGTGGTCAACGGCAACGAATTGCCATTGCACGCGCTATTCTCAAGAATCCTGCAATATTAATTCTCGATGAAGCAACCAGTTCGCTGGATAGCGAAAGCGAACAACTGGTTCAGGAAGCATTGGACAACCTGATGCGCAACAGAACGTCATTTGTGATCGCGCATCGTTTGTCTACCATTCGAAATGCCGATAAAATTGTTGTGCTCGACAAAGGCGAAGTGGTGGAAACAGGAACTCATGAATCACTCATGAATTCAGAAAGTGGTCTCTATAAAAGATTAAATGAATTGCAATTTGAAATTATTTCATAG
- a CDS encoding ATP-dependent Clp protease ATP-binding subunit: MEAKFSPKVKEVISYSREEALRLGHDFIGTEHLLLGLIRDGEGLAIKVLKSMDIDIILLRKAIEDSIRDKAIHHHNVNVNNLPLTKQAEKVLKITILEAKVQKSDTIGTEHLILSILKNKDTVVTEVLARFEIDYDSFKAELDFLQQEMKSESPHEHSDEDEGFEEEKARPGSGSRKAPAVKSRTPVLDNFGRDITRQAEEGSLDPIVGRDVEIERVSQILSRRKKNNPILIGEPGVGKTAIVEGLALRIHQRKVSRVLFDKRIVMLDLAALVAGTKYRGQFEERMKAIMNELEKNRDVILFIDEIHTIVGAGGATGSLDASNIFKPALARGELQCIGASTLDEYRQYIEKDGALDRRFQKVLIDPPSPEETMIILNNIKSKYEDFHNVNYTDEAIDACVKLSNRYITDRLLPDKAIDVMDEVGAKVHLKNIHVPQSIIELEKKIEDIKVEKNRVVKSQRYEEAAKLRDSEKRLIEELDQAKAAWEEETKVKRYPVTEEDIAEVVAMMTGIPVKRVAQSESTKLLNMAEELQGSVVGQEEAIQKITKAIQRNRAGLKDPRKPIGSFVFLGPTGVGKTELAKVLARYLFDSEDSLVRIDMSEYMEKFSVSRLIGAPPGYVGYEEGGQLTEKVRRKPYSVILLDEIEKAHPDVYSILLQVLDDGILTDGLGRKVDFKNSLIIMTSNIGARQLKDFGQGIGFSTGVREEAADSHSKSVIESALKRTFSPEFLNRIDDVIIFNSLGKEQIHKIIDIMLREVFKRIHALGYALDITSTAKDFIAERGYDAKYGARPLQRAIQKYLEDPLAEELLNATMKAGDTIMVDLDPADAEKLKASIRKQPREEKMDA, translated from the coding sequence ATGGAAGCAAAGTTTTCACCGAAAGTAAAAGAAGTAATCTCGTATAGCAGGGAAGAAGCCCTGAGATTAGGCCACGATTTCATTGGTACCGAACACCTGTTGCTTGGACTCATCCGTGATGGAGAAGGTCTTGCAATTAAAGTGCTTAAGTCAATGGATATAGACATCATTCTGCTTCGCAAAGCAATAGAAGATTCGATTCGCGACAAGGCCATACACCACCATAATGTCAATGTGAATAACCTTCCACTGACAAAACAGGCAGAAAAGGTTTTGAAGATTACCATCCTGGAAGCTAAAGTGCAGAAGTCTGATACCATTGGTACCGAACACCTGATTCTTTCTATACTTAAGAATAAGGATACTGTAGTTACAGAGGTATTGGCGCGTTTTGAAATTGACTACGATTCCTTTAAAGCTGAATTGGACTTTTTGCAACAGGAAATGAAATCAGAATCGCCCCATGAACATTCCGATGAGGATGAAGGATTTGAAGAAGAAAAAGCACGGCCCGGATCAGGATCACGTAAAGCACCCGCTGTAAAATCACGCACTCCGGTACTGGATAATTTCGGTCGCGACATCACCCGCCAGGCTGAAGAAGGATCTCTTGACCCTATTGTGGGTCGCGATGTTGAAATTGAACGCGTATCTCAGATTCTTAGCCGTCGTAAAAAGAATAATCCCATTTTGATTGGCGAACCAGGTGTAGGTAAAACCGCAATTGTGGAAGGACTTGCACTCAGAATACATCAGCGCAAAGTTTCACGTGTCTTGTTTGATAAGCGTATTGTGATGTTAGACCTGGCTGCACTTGTTGCTGGCACCAAATACCGTGGTCAGTTTGAAGAGCGGATGAAAGCGATCATGAATGAGCTTGAAAAAAATCGCGATGTTATTCTGTTTATTGATGAGATTCATACTATCGTTGGTGCTGGAGGAGCAACCGGCTCACTGGATGCATCGAATATATTCAAGCCGGCTTTGGCTCGTGGAGAACTTCAATGTATAGGTGCTTCAACACTTGATGAATACCGCCAGTATATTGAAAAAGATGGTGCACTGGATCGTCGCTTTCAAAAAGTGTTGATTGATCCGCCGTCTCCTGAGGAAACAATGATCATTCTTAACAACATCAAAAGCAAGTATGAAGATTTTCATAATGTGAATTATACTGATGAAGCGATTGATGCCTGTGTAAAATTGAGTAACCGCTACATCACTGATCGCTTATTGCCTGATAAAGCTATTGATGTGATGGATGAAGTGGGAGCAAAGGTGCACTTAAAAAATATCCACGTGCCCCAAAGTATTATTGAGCTTGAAAAGAAAATTGAGGATATCAAGGTAGAAAAAAACCGTGTTGTAAAAAGCCAACGGTATGAAGAAGCTGCAAAATTGCGCGATTCTGAAAAGCGTCTCATTGAAGAATTGGACCAGGCAAAAGCAGCATGGGAAGAGGAAACAAAAGTGAAACGTTACCCTGTTACTGAAGAAGATATTGCTGAAGTGGTAGCCATGATGACAGGAATACCAGTGAAACGTGTTGCACAAAGTGAAAGCACTAAGTTGCTGAATATGGCTGAAGAACTTCAGGGCAGCGTAGTCGGCCAGGAAGAAGCCATTCAGAAAATCACTAAGGCTATCCAACGCAACCGAGCCGGATTAAAAGATCCACGTAAACCAATTGGATCATTTGTATTCCTCGGTCCCACCGGAGTTGGTAAAACGGAATTGGCAAAAGTATTAGCGCGTTATTTGTTCGACAGCGAAGATTCGTTGGTTAGGATTGATATGAGTGAATACATGGAAAAATTTTCTGTGTCGCGGCTTATCGGAGCGCCTCCCGGATATGTTGGATATGAAGAAGGAGGACAACTTACCGAGAAAGTACGCCGTAAACCTTACAGTGTGATTTTGCTGGATGAGATTGAAAAAGCGCATCCGGATGTGTATAGTATTTTGCTGCAGGTGCTGGACGATGGTATACTGACAGATGGCCTGGGACGTAAAGTGGATTTCAAAAATTCACTCATCATCATGACTTCGAATATTGGTGCACGACAACTTAAAGATTTCGGGCAAGGCATTGGATTCAGTACAGGCGTAAGAGAAGAAGCTGCCGATTCACATTCGAAATCAGTGATTGAAAGTGCCTTGAAACGAACTTTCTCCCCTGAATTTCTGAACCGGATTGATGATGTGATCATATTTAATTCACTCGGTAAAGAACAGATACACAAGATTATCGACATTATGCTTCGCGAAGTATTCAAGCGTATCCACGCACTGGGCTATGCACTGGATATCACTTCAACAGCAAAGGATTTCATAGCAGAGCGCGGTTATGATGCCAAATACGGTGCCCGTCCGTTGCAACGCGCGATTCAGAAATACCTTGAAGATCCGCTCGCTGAAGAATTACTGAATGCTACAATGAAGGCTGGGGATACCATCATGGTTGATCTGGATCCTGCGGATGCTGAGAAGCTGAAGGCCTCCATCAGGAAACAACCCCGGGAAGAGAAGATGGATGCGTAA